The following coding sequences lie in one Primulina huaijiensis isolate GDHJ02 chromosome 2, ASM1229523v2, whole genome shotgun sequence genomic window:
- the LOC140971315 gene encoding formin-like protein 18 isoform X4, with translation MALFRKLFYRKPPDGLLEICEKVYVFDDCFTSNAWEEQNYKQYVGGIMTQLREHYPDASILVFNFREGETQGQMANALSEYDMTIMEYPRQYEGCPLLPMEMIHHFLRSSESWLSLGLHNLLLTHCELGGWPVLAFMLAALLIYKKQYSGEHKTLDMVYKQAPQELLHYLSPLNPIPSQLRYLQYVSRRNIAAEWPPLDRALTMDCVIIRMIPNFDGEGGCRPIFRLYGQDPFLVSDRTPKVLFSTPKKSRVVRHYKQAECELIKLDINCHIQGDVVLECINLHDDMEREEMMFRVMFNTAFIRSNILILNRDEIDILWDAKDRFPRDFRAEVIFSEMDAAASTVPLEFSCFEEKDGLPLEAFAKVQEMFNSVDWLVPKGDAAVEVLQNLSLSNAVIEACSHSEKSPENHHPAMQEYSAESPTNLTSDKQSNFSPQVSSNIDVLKQADPQANKIEAVIFTKPTPVPPGEPTPLTSTVKTLHLLHTKQLGSDARVIDIARAGPCLTETEIMSSNTFFSTSPISPTNDLVVGPGQSRVSPTTPPPPLTPSLEDRIEVQSGVGPPLWSPEMPSVSTPLSKDDTTVAGDLSLSSTRSPMSDDSAMIFRSLTLTPPHSAEEMAKVSRAVSLPPPPLPPPPLPRSSNHSSSTEDAVICDRVVSTLPVSHSFVPNNIQRTKTEPPPPPPSPHFSCTWTTYVTLKIASHVSVPLKEDSVSISGRHNSNDPPMDHSSSGFEPLSLPPLSITPLLMNNLATKPPPSPPPPPPPPLVLPNEILSDRGGRLPLHPPRTPVPISTLKEHLGSLVAPPTPTLTPPQPPPPPPLAMPMMDGSATRCVPGPPPPPPPPHPPISPMKEHLGSVVAPPTPPPPPPPPLASPMMDGSAKRSTPPPPPPPPMSPGESSSIRGGRPPPPPPFHSRKGPSSMSPPPPPPVPALSAKDGCLPTLDAPSIPSVPPPLNSYKEASNVTTTTTRASSFPGSPSPPPPSITPPAVKGKSLLSRTLTSKNNQTKKLKPLHWLKLSRAVSGSLWAETQKSGEASKAPEIDISELESLFSAAVPNPDQGRSGRKLSSRGSMANKSEKVQLIDHRRAYNCEIMLSKVKIPLHDLLSSVLSLEDSALDVDQVDNLIKFCPTKEEMQILKGYTGDKGSLGKCEQFFLALMQVPRIESKLRVFSFKIQFSSQVSDLRNNLNVVNSASDQIRGSSKLKRIMQTILSLGNALNQGTARGWTACSNLLKHVPGTTR, from the exons ATGGCATTGTTTCGTAAATTGTTTTACCGGAAGCCGCCGGATGGACTTCTTGAGATCTGCGAGAAAGTATACG TATTTGATGATTGCTTTACCTCCAACGCTTGGGAAGAACAAAATTACAAGCAATATGTGGGAGGAATAATGACGCAACTTAGGGAGCACTATCCTGATGCCTCTATTCTAGTTTTCAACTTCCGAGAGGGGGAGACCCAAGGTCAGATGGCAAATGCTTTGTCAGAATATGATATGACTATAATGGAGTACCCTCGGCAGTACGAAGGATGCCCATTGCTCCCAATGGAGATGATCCACCACTTTCTCCGTTCGAGTGAAAGCTGGCTATCACTTGGGCTGCATAATCTGCTTCTCACACACTGTGAACTTGGTGGTTGGCCAGTTTTGGCTTTCATGTTGGCTGCATTATTGATCTATAAAAAGCAGTATAGCGGGGAGCATAAGACCTTGGACATGGTGTACAAGCAAGCTCCTCAGGAGCTTTTGCACTACTTGTCCCCGCTGAATCCTATTCCTTCTCAGTTACGCTACTTGCAATACGTGTCAAGGAGGAATATTGCTGCAGAATGGCCCCCTTTAGACAGGGCACTCACCATGGATTGTGTCATCATTAGAATGATTCCTAATTTTGATGGCGAGGGTGGCTGCAGACCAATATTTCGTTTATATGGACAAGATCCTTTTCTTGTTTCCGATCGTACACCCAAGGTTCTATTTTCAACTCCAAAAAAGAGTAGAGTTGTTCGACACTATAAGCAG GCAGAATGTGAATTAATTAAGCTTGATATCAATTGCCACATCCAAGGTGATGTTGTGTTGGAGTGCATCAATTTGCATGATGACATGGAGAGAGAAGAGATGATGTTCCGAGTCATGTTCAATACAGCTTTTATTaggtcaaatattttaatactcaACCGGGATGAAATTGACATATTGTGGGATGCTAAGGATCGATTCCCTAGAGACTTTAGGGCAGag GTTATTTTCTCTGAGATGGATGCTGCTGCTTCCACAGTTCCTCTGGAATTTTCCTGTTTTGAAGAGAAAGATGGGCTTCCATTGGAGGCATTTGCTAAAGTCCAGGAGATGTTTAATAGTGTGGATTGGTTGGTACCAAAAGGAGATGCCGCTGTTGAAGTTCTCCAGAATTTATCTTTATCAAATGCTGTCATTGAAGCTTGTTCTCATTCAGAAAAGTCTCCAGAAAATCACCATCCTGCCATGCAAGAATATAGTGCTGAGAGCCCAACAAATTTAACTTCAGATAAGCAGAGTAACTTTTCTCCCCAAGTGTCCTCAAATATAGATGTGCTTAAGCAGGCTGATCCCCAAGCAAATAAAATTGAGGCAGTAATATTCACCAAGCCAACACCAGTTCCTCCAGGAGAACCAACTCCGCTCACATCAACTGTCAAAACTTTGCATCTCTTACACACTAAACAGCTTGGTTCTGATGCTCGTGTAATTGATATTGCTAGAGCAGGTCCTTGTCTAACTGAAACTGAGATAATGTCTTCTAACACCTTTTTTTCAACTTCTCCAATTTCACCTACAAATGATCTTGTTGTTGGTCCTGGACAATCTCGAGTCAGTCCGACAACGCCGCCACCTCCTCTTACTCCATCTTTGGAGGATAGGATAGAAGTCCAAAGTGGGGTTGGTCCTCCTCTTTGGTCCCCAGAGATGCCCAGTGTTTCAACTCCACTTTCAAAGGATGACACTACAGTTGCGGGTGATTTATCCCTTTCTTCTACTCGAAGTCCTATGAGTGATGATAGCGCCATGATTTTTAGATCTCTTACACTGACACCTCCTCATTCAGCTGAAGAAATGGCTAAAGTTTCTAGGGCTGTATCccttccaccaccaccactACCACCACCACCTCTACCTCGATCTTCTAATCATTCTTCCTCTACTGAAGATGCAGTGATATGTGACAGAGTCGTTTCTACTCTTCCAGTATCCCATTCATTTGTTCCAAATAATATTCAAAGAACCAAAACTgaacctccaccaccaccaccatctCCTCATTTTTCTTGTACTTGGACAACATATGTTACTCTTAAAATTGCATCTCATGTATCTGTTCCATTGAAGGAAGATTCGGTTTCTATATCAGGTCGTCACAATTCCAATGATCCTCCAATGGATCATTCATCCTCCGGTTTTGAGCCATTATCTCTACCTCCCCTTTCAATTACCCCACTATTGATGAATAATTTGGCTACAAAACCTCCACCTAGtccaccacctccacctccacctccttTAGTCCTTCCAAATGAGATCTTATCTGATAGAGGTGGGCGCCTACCCCTACATCCACCTCGAACCCCTGTTCCAATTTCGACTCTAAAGGAACATTTAGGTTCTTTAGTTGCTCCTCCAACTCCAACTCTAACTCCTCCTcaacctccacctccacctccttTAGCCATGCCTATGATGGATGGTTCAGCCACTAGATGTGTACCCggtccacctccacctccacctccaccacaTCCTCCAATTTCCCCGATGAAGGAACATTTAGGTTCTGTAGTTGCTCCTCCAactcctccacctccacctccacctccctTAGCCTCGCCTATGATGGATGGCTCAGCCAAAAGATCTACacctcctccacctccacctcctccAATGTCTCCCGGTGAGAGTTCATCGATAAGAGGAGGTCGTCCTCCTCCACCTCCTCCATTTCATTCTAGGAAGGGACCATCTTCGATGTCTCCCCCACCCCCACCTCCTGTCCCAGCTCTTTCTGCAAAAGATGGTTGTCTTCCTACTTTAGACGCACCTTCCATTCCTTCGGTCCCTCCTCCACTCAATTCTTATAAAGAAGCTTCAAATGTAACGACTACGACTACTAGAGCTAGTAGTTTCCCTGGGTCTCCATCTCCTCCGCCACCTTCTATTACTCCTCCTGCAGTTAAAGGGAAATCTTTGCTGTCACGCACTCTCACTTCTAAGAATAACCAAACAAAGAAATTAAAGCCACTGCATTGGCTAAAATTATCTAGGGCGGTTTCAGGAAGCTTGTGGGCAGAAACACAAAAATCTGGTGAAGCTTCCAA GGCTCCTGAGATTGATATTTCAGAACTTGAGTCTCTCTTCTCTGCAGCAGTTCCAAATCCTGATCAAGGGCGCTCAGGCAGAAAACTTAGTTCACGAGGCTCAATGGCAAATAAATCTGAAAAAGTGCAACTG ATAGATCATAGGCGTGCGTACAATTGTGAAATCATGCTTTCAAAAGTGAAGATACCCTTGCACGACTTACTG AGCTCTGTACTTTCATTGGAAGACTCGGCATTAGATGTTGATCAGGTTGACAACCTCATTAAGTTTTGTCCAACCAAAGAGGAGATGCAAATACTTAAG GGTTATACAGGGGATAAAGGTAGTTTAGGAAAATGTGAACAG TTTTTTCTGGCGTTGATGCAAGTGCCAAGGATAGAGTCTAAGCTGAGAGTTTTTTCATTTAAGATTCAATTCTCCTCCCAG GTTTCTGACCTCAGGAATAATTTGAATGTTGTAAATTCTGCATCAGATCAG ATTAGGGGTTCCTCCAAGTTAAAAAGAATAATGCAAACAATCCTTTCTCTTGGTAATGCCTTGAACCAAGGAACTGCTAGAG GTTGGACAGCCTGCTCAAACTTACTGAAACACGTGCCAGGAACAACAAGATGA
- the LOC140971315 gene encoding formin-like protein 18 isoform X3: protein MALFRKLFYRKPPDGLLEICEKVYVFDDCFTSNAWEEQNYKQYVGGIMTQLREHYPDASILVFNFREGETQGQMANALSEYDMTIMEYPRQYEGCPLLPMEMIHHFLRSSESWLSLGLHNLLLTHCELGGWPVLAFMLAALLIYKKQYSGEHKTLDMVYKQAPQELLHYLSPLNPIPSQLRYLQYVSRRNIAAEWPPLDRALTMDCVIIRMIPNFDGEGGCRPIFRLYGQDPFLVSDRTPKVLFSTPKKSRVVRHYKQAECELIKLDINCHIQGDVVLECINLHDDMEREEMMFRVMFNTAFIRSNILILNRDEIDILWDAKDRFPRDFRAEVIFSEMDAAASTVPLEFSCFEEKDGLPLEAFAKVQEMFNSVDWLVPKGDAAVEVLQNLSLSNAVIEACSHSEKSPENHHPAMQEYSAESPTNLTSDKQSNFSPQVSSNIDVLKQADPQANKIEAVIFTKPTPVPPGEPTPLTSTVKTLHLLHTKQLGSDARVIDIARAGPCLTETEIMSSNTFFSTSPISPTNDLVVGPGQSRVSPTTPPPPLTPSLEDRIEVQSGVGPPLWSPEMPSVSTPLSKDDTTVAAEEMAKVSRAVSLPPPPLPPPPLPRSSNHSSSTEDAVICDRVVSTLPVSHSFVPNNIQRTKTEPPPPPPSPHFSCTWTTYVTLKIASHVSVPLKEDSVSISGRHNSNDPPMDHSSSGFEPLSLPPLSITPLLMNNLATKPPPSPPPPPPPPLVLPNEILSDRGGRLPLHPPRTPVPISTLKEHLGSLVAPPTPTLTPPQPPPPPPLAMPMMDGSATRCVPGPPPPPPPPHPPISPMKEHLGSVVAPPTPPPPPPPPLASPMMDGSAKRSTPPPPPPPPMSPGESSSIRGGRPPPPPPFHSRKGPSSMSPPPPPPVPALSAKDGCLPTLDAPSIPSVPPPLNSYKEASNVTTTTTRASSFPGSPSPPPPSITPPAVKGKSLLSRTLTSKNNQTKKLKPLHWLKLSRAVSGSLWAETQKSGEASKAPEIDISELESLFSAAVPNPDQGRSGRKLSSRGSMANKSEKVQLIDHRRAYNCEIMLSKVKIPLHDLLSSVLSLEDSALDVDQVDNLIKFCPTKEEMQILKGYTGDKGSLGKCEQFFLALMQVPRIESKLRVFSFKIQFSSQVSDLRNNLNVVNSASDQIRGSSKLKRIMQTILSLGNALNQGTARGSAIGFRLDSLLKLTETRARNNKMTLMHYLCKVLADKLPELLDFWQDLSSLEHASKIQLKFLAEEMQAISKGLEKVVQELSMSENDGPTSDNFRKALKEFLSFSEGEVRSLASLYSGVGRNVDALILYFGEDPSRCPFEQVISTLLNFVRMFKKSNEENCKQLEFERKKAEKEASAEKSKINATEKDSGNLILSRVKSVK, encoded by the exons ATGGCATTGTTTCGTAAATTGTTTTACCGGAAGCCGCCGGATGGACTTCTTGAGATCTGCGAGAAAGTATACG TATTTGATGATTGCTTTACCTCCAACGCTTGGGAAGAACAAAATTACAAGCAATATGTGGGAGGAATAATGACGCAACTTAGGGAGCACTATCCTGATGCCTCTATTCTAGTTTTCAACTTCCGAGAGGGGGAGACCCAAGGTCAGATGGCAAATGCTTTGTCAGAATATGATATGACTATAATGGAGTACCCTCGGCAGTACGAAGGATGCCCATTGCTCCCAATGGAGATGATCCACCACTTTCTCCGTTCGAGTGAAAGCTGGCTATCACTTGGGCTGCATAATCTGCTTCTCACACACTGTGAACTTGGTGGTTGGCCAGTTTTGGCTTTCATGTTGGCTGCATTATTGATCTATAAAAAGCAGTATAGCGGGGAGCATAAGACCTTGGACATGGTGTACAAGCAAGCTCCTCAGGAGCTTTTGCACTACTTGTCCCCGCTGAATCCTATTCCTTCTCAGTTACGCTACTTGCAATACGTGTCAAGGAGGAATATTGCTGCAGAATGGCCCCCTTTAGACAGGGCACTCACCATGGATTGTGTCATCATTAGAATGATTCCTAATTTTGATGGCGAGGGTGGCTGCAGACCAATATTTCGTTTATATGGACAAGATCCTTTTCTTGTTTCCGATCGTACACCCAAGGTTCTATTTTCAACTCCAAAAAAGAGTAGAGTTGTTCGACACTATAAGCAG GCAGAATGTGAATTAATTAAGCTTGATATCAATTGCCACATCCAAGGTGATGTTGTGTTGGAGTGCATCAATTTGCATGATGACATGGAGAGAGAAGAGATGATGTTCCGAGTCATGTTCAATACAGCTTTTATTaggtcaaatattttaatactcaACCGGGATGAAATTGACATATTGTGGGATGCTAAGGATCGATTCCCTAGAGACTTTAGGGCAGag GTTATTTTCTCTGAGATGGATGCTGCTGCTTCCACAGTTCCTCTGGAATTTTCCTGTTTTGAAGAGAAAGATGGGCTTCCATTGGAGGCATTTGCTAAAGTCCAGGAGATGTTTAATAGTGTGGATTGGTTGGTACCAAAAGGAGATGCCGCTGTTGAAGTTCTCCAGAATTTATCTTTATCAAATGCTGTCATTGAAGCTTGTTCTCATTCAGAAAAGTCTCCAGAAAATCACCATCCTGCCATGCAAGAATATAGTGCTGAGAGCCCAACAAATTTAACTTCAGATAAGCAGAGTAACTTTTCTCCCCAAGTGTCCTCAAATATAGATGTGCTTAAGCAGGCTGATCCCCAAGCAAATAAAATTGAGGCAGTAATATTCACCAAGCCAACACCAGTTCCTCCAGGAGAACCAACTCCGCTCACATCAACTGTCAAAACTTTGCATCTCTTACACACTAAACAGCTTGGTTCTGATGCTCGTGTAATTGATATTGCTAGAGCAGGTCCTTGTCTAACTGAAACTGAGATAATGTCTTCTAACACCTTTTTTTCAACTTCTCCAATTTCACCTACAAATGATCTTGTTGTTGGTCCTGGACAATCTCGAGTCAGTCCGACAACGCCGCCACCTCCTCTTACTCCATCTTTGGAGGATAGGATAGAAGTCCAAAGTGGGGTTGGTCCTCCTCTTTGGTCCCCAGAGATGCCCAGTGTTTCAACTCCACTTTCAAAGGATGACACTACAGTTGCGG CTGAAGAAATGGCTAAAGTTTCTAGGGCTGTATCccttccaccaccaccactACCACCACCACCTCTACCTCGATCTTCTAATCATTCTTCCTCTACTGAAGATGCAGTGATATGTGACAGAGTCGTTTCTACTCTTCCAGTATCCCATTCATTTGTTCCAAATAATATTCAAAGAACCAAAACTgaacctccaccaccaccaccatctCCTCATTTTTCTTGTACTTGGACAACATATGTTACTCTTAAAATTGCATCTCATGTATCTGTTCCATTGAAGGAAGATTCGGTTTCTATATCAGGTCGTCACAATTCCAATGATCCTCCAATGGATCATTCATCCTCCGGTTTTGAGCCATTATCTCTACCTCCCCTTTCAATTACCCCACTATTGATGAATAATTTGGCTACAAAACCTCCACCTAGtccaccacctccacctccacctccttTAGTCCTTCCAAATGAGATCTTATCTGATAGAGGTGGGCGCCTACCCCTACATCCACCTCGAACCCCTGTTCCAATTTCGACTCTAAAGGAACATTTAGGTTCTTTAGTTGCTCCTCCAACTCCAACTCTAACTCCTCCTcaacctccacctccacctccttTAGCCATGCCTATGATGGATGGTTCAGCCACTAGATGTGTACCCggtccacctccacctccacctccaccacaTCCTCCAATTTCCCCGATGAAGGAACATTTAGGTTCTGTAGTTGCTCCTCCAactcctccacctccacctccacctccctTAGCCTCGCCTATGATGGATGGCTCAGCCAAAAGATCTACacctcctccacctccacctcctccAATGTCTCCCGGTGAGAGTTCATCGATAAGAGGAGGTCGTCCTCCTCCACCTCCTCCATTTCATTCTAGGAAGGGACCATCTTCGATGTCTCCCCCACCCCCACCTCCTGTCCCAGCTCTTTCTGCAAAAGATGGTTGTCTTCCTACTTTAGACGCACCTTCCATTCCTTCGGTCCCTCCTCCACTCAATTCTTATAAAGAAGCTTCAAATGTAACGACTACGACTACTAGAGCTAGTAGTTTCCCTGGGTCTCCATCTCCTCCGCCACCTTCTATTACTCCTCCTGCAGTTAAAGGGAAATCTTTGCTGTCACGCACTCTCACTTCTAAGAATAACCAAACAAAGAAATTAAAGCCACTGCATTGGCTAAAATTATCTAGGGCGGTTTCAGGAAGCTTGTGGGCAGAAACACAAAAATCTGGTGAAGCTTCCAA GGCTCCTGAGATTGATATTTCAGAACTTGAGTCTCTCTTCTCTGCAGCAGTTCCAAATCCTGATCAAGGGCGCTCAGGCAGAAAACTTAGTTCACGAGGCTCAATGGCAAATAAATCTGAAAAAGTGCAACTG ATAGATCATAGGCGTGCGTACAATTGTGAAATCATGCTTTCAAAAGTGAAGATACCCTTGCACGACTTACTG AGCTCTGTACTTTCATTGGAAGACTCGGCATTAGATGTTGATCAGGTTGACAACCTCATTAAGTTTTGTCCAACCAAAGAGGAGATGCAAATACTTAAG GGTTATACAGGGGATAAAGGTAGTTTAGGAAAATGTGAACAG TTTTTTCTGGCGTTGATGCAAGTGCCAAGGATAGAGTCTAAGCTGAGAGTTTTTTCATTTAAGATTCAATTCTCCTCCCAG GTTTCTGACCTCAGGAATAATTTGAATGTTGTAAATTCTGCATCAGATCAG ATTAGGGGTTCCTCCAAGTTAAAAAGAATAATGCAAACAATCCTTTCTCTTGGTAATGCCTTGAACCAAGGAACTGCTAGAG GTTCTGCTATTGGGTTCAGGTTGGACAGCCTGCTCAAACTTACTGAAACACGTGCCAGGAACAACAAGATGACATTGATGCATTATCTTTGCAAG GTACTTGCTGATAAACTACCAGAGCTTCTTGATTTTTGGCAAGATCTGTCTAGCTTGGAACATGCATCAAAG ATACAACTGAAATTTTTGGCCGAGGAAATGCAAGCCATTAGCAAAGGTCTTGAAAAAGTTGTGCAGGAATTATCCATGTCTGAAAATGATGGACCCACGTCTGACAATTTTCGCAAG GCTTTGAAGGAGTTTCTTAGTTTCTCTGAAGGTGAAGTGAGGTCCTTGGCTTCACTTTATTCTGGAGTG GGTAGAAATGTGGATGCATTGATCCTTTATTTTGGCGAGGACCCATCTCGCTGCCCATTTGAGCAAG TGATTTCAACGCTACTGAACTTTGTGAGAATGTTCAAAAAATCCAACGAGGAAAACTGCAAGCAGCTGGAGTTTGAGAGAAAGAAGGCAGAAAAGGAGGCTTCGGCTGAGAAATCAAAGATAAACGCAACCGAAAAAGATAGCGGGAACTTGATCTTGTCCCGAGTCAAGAGCGTCAAATGA